A genomic region of Sulfobacillus acidophilus DSM 10332 contains the following coding sequences:
- a CDS encoding nicotinate-nucleotide pyrophosphorylase (carboxylating) (PFAM: Quinolinate phosphoribosyl transferase, C-terminal domain; Quinolinate phosphoribosyl transferase, N-terminal domain~TIGRFAM: nicotinate-nucleotide pyrophosphorylase~COGs: COG0157 Nicotinate-nucleotide pyrophosphorylase~InterPro IPR002638:IPR004393~KEGG: azc:AZC_2468 nicotinate-nucleotide pyrophosphorylase~PFAM: Quinolinate phosphoribosyl transferase~PRIAM: Nicotinate-nucleotide diphosphorylase (carboxylating)~SPTR: Nicotinate-nucleotide pyrophosphorylase;~TIGRFAM: Nicotinate-nucleotide pyrophosphorylase) — protein MDMPWMWERIVRWGLEEDVGHGDVTSWTIFEAEHWGRIAFMAREALVVAGLPAMPAICRVLPELTVELAVNDGQRVAPGTALAWLAGPTRTVLAAERVLVNILQKLSGIATMTRRVTERLEDLPTRVLDTRKTTPGWRDLEKYAVRQGGGVNHRAGLDGGILIKDNHIAAAGGIWPAVQKAREKVGPLVAIEVEIDRLDQLDEALSASPQAILLDNMPIPDMAEAVRIVNRRVFLEASGNIRLDNVRAIAETGVDGVSLGWLTHSSPAVDIGADWREGV, from the coding sequence GTGGATATGCCCTGGATGTGGGAGCGGATCGTCCGATGGGGACTGGAAGAAGACGTCGGGCATGGCGACGTGACCAGTTGGACCATTTTTGAGGCGGAGCATTGGGGGCGAATTGCGTTTATGGCTCGTGAAGCCCTTGTCGTCGCCGGATTGCCTGCGATGCCGGCGATATGCCGGGTCCTCCCCGAATTGACGGTCGAGTTGGCCGTCAATGACGGCCAACGGGTGGCCCCTGGTACGGCGCTAGCGTGGTTAGCCGGCCCGACTCGCACGGTTTTGGCGGCCGAGAGGGTTCTGGTGAACATTTTACAAAAGCTTTCCGGGATCGCGACCATGACCCGCCGTGTGACTGAGCGACTGGAGGATCTGCCGACACGGGTGCTGGATACCCGGAAAACAACCCCTGGATGGCGTGATTTAGAGAAGTACGCTGTGCGTCAAGGCGGCGGCGTCAATCATCGGGCCGGGTTAGACGGCGGTATTTTGATCAAGGATAATCATATTGCGGCCGCCGGCGGTATTTGGCCGGCCGTTCAAAAAGCGCGCGAGAAAGTGGGACCGCTGGTCGCCATCGAAGTGGAAATAGACCGCCTCGATCAACTGGACGAAGCGCTTAGTGCCTCTCCCCAAGCGATTTTGTTGGATAACATGCCGATACCGGACATGGCCGAAGCGGTCCGGATCGTGAACCGACGCGTGTTTTTGGAAGCCAGCGGCAATATCCGTCTGGATAACGTACGGGCGATCGCGGAAACCGGTGTCGACGGCGTGTCGCTCGGTTGGCTGACCCATTCGAGTCCAGCGGTCGATATCGGTGCCGATTGGCGGGAGGGCGTATGA
- a CDS encoding 3H domain protein (PFAM: HTH domain; 3H domain~COGs: COG1827 small molecule binding protein (contains 3H domain)~InterPro IPR005204:IPR013196:IPR004173~KEGG: aac:Aaci_2341 3H domain protein~SPTR: 3H domain protein) — protein MHERQERQARILDLLQHVPEPIRGEDLARQVGVTRQVVVHEIAILRASGTPILSTPRGYLLNPHPHSHQKAVLSVRHPPDKTATELYTLIDHGLVVKNVMVEHPLYGELSGALELRSRKDVEMFLREVDRAQATLLSSLTDGFHMHTVEYLHLTDLTQALDALKRAGIDVIR, from the coding sequence ATGCATGAACGGCAAGAACGTCAAGCGCGGATTCTCGACTTGTTGCAACACGTACCGGAACCTATCCGGGGGGAGGATTTGGCGCGCCAAGTCGGCGTCACCCGACAGGTCGTGGTCCACGAAATCGCGATTTTGCGGGCGTCCGGAACCCCTATTTTGTCCACCCCGCGCGGCTACTTATTAAATCCCCATCCTCATTCCCATCAAAAAGCGGTCCTCTCGGTTCGGCATCCCCCGGACAAGACCGCGACGGAACTCTATACGTTAATCGATCACGGGTTGGTCGTAAAAAACGTCATGGTGGAACACCCCTTATATGGGGAATTGTCCGGCGCGCTGGAACTCCGCTCTCGCAAAGATGTGGAAATGTTTTTGCGGGAAGTCGACCGGGCCCAGGCGACCTTGCTCTCCTCCTTAACCGACGGATTTCACATGCATACGGTCGAATATCTTCACCTGACCGATTTGACGCAAGCGCTCGATGCCCTAAAACGAGCCGGCATTGATGTCATTCGGTAG
- a CDS encoding major facilitator superfamily MFS_1 (PFAM: Major Facilitator Superfamily~TIGRFAM: drug resistance transporter, EmrB/QacA subfamily~COGs: COG2814 Arabinose efflux permease~InterPro IPR011701~KEGG: sti:Sthe_2544 drug resistance transporter, EmrB/QacA subfamily~PFAM: Major facilitator superfamily MFS-1~SPTR: Drug resistance transporter, EmrB/QacA subfamily): MTSRAKTWIVVSIMLAMMLTALDMTIVGTAMPSIVSDLHGVSIYSWVFSAYLLTSTTPIPIYGKLADMLGRKRVFMVGTGLFMIGSALAGVSQSMPELILFRALQGLGAAGVLPVALTIVGDIFTLEQRGRVQGLFSGVWALSAVIGPLTGAAIVEHVSWRWVFYINVPLGILVMLILWLAFHEQVESHGHAIDYPGTVILTAGVTLVLLGLLDTGTTREILLGIALVTLVGFVFWEQHFSEPVLPLSIFRHRMILLGNIMNFFGGIIMFGLISYMPLFVQGVQGQSPTVSGQAITPMMIGWPLAALSIGSLIKKVGYRVLGILGGTLVMLGTAWLGLVGDRTTLVLVGSMLAIGAGLGFSLTSLLIGVQNAVPWNLRGVVTGSTQFFRNIGGAIGVAILAAVFNEGLSRAISRAPRLHGLNTASVTETLLVPRLRDRLAPTLHQLLLSTLNHGLAAVFLTIFGIGVLAFVTMLALPAKPRAWDQEAETAPTEEVG; the protein is encoded by the coding sequence ATGACATCACGTGCCAAAACGTGGATTGTGGTCTCCATTATGCTGGCCATGATGTTAACGGCGCTCGATATGACGATCGTCGGAACGGCCATGCCCAGCATCGTATCTGATCTTCATGGAGTCTCGATTTACAGTTGGGTGTTTTCGGCCTATCTCTTGACGTCGACTACCCCCATCCCTATCTATGGAAAATTGGCGGATATGCTTGGCCGTAAGCGCGTATTTATGGTGGGTACGGGCCTTTTTATGATCGGTTCCGCGCTTGCCGGCGTCTCCCAGTCCATGCCGGAACTCATTCTATTTCGGGCATTACAAGGCTTGGGGGCGGCTGGCGTGTTACCGGTAGCCCTAACCATTGTGGGCGATATTTTTACGCTGGAACAACGGGGACGCGTCCAAGGGCTATTTTCCGGGGTGTGGGCCTTGTCGGCGGTCATTGGCCCACTCACCGGGGCGGCCATTGTCGAACACGTGTCTTGGCGTTGGGTCTTTTACATTAACGTGCCCTTAGGGATTTTGGTGATGCTCATTTTATGGTTGGCGTTTCACGAACAAGTGGAAAGTCACGGGCATGCGATCGATTATCCCGGTACCGTTATTCTGACCGCAGGCGTAACGCTCGTTTTGCTGGGGTTACTCGATACGGGCACGACCCGCGAGATATTATTGGGAATTGCTCTTGTCACGCTGGTGGGTTTCGTATTTTGGGAGCAACACTTTTCGGAACCGGTTTTGCCGCTGAGTATTTTCCGGCATCGCATGATCCTCTTAGGCAATATCATGAACTTTTTTGGCGGCATTATCATGTTTGGGCTGATTTCCTATATGCCTTTATTTGTTCAAGGGGTTCAGGGGCAATCGCCCACCGTGTCGGGCCAAGCGATTACCCCCATGATGATTGGGTGGCCGTTGGCCGCGCTTAGCATAGGATCGTTAATCAAAAAAGTGGGCTATCGGGTTCTGGGGATTTTGGGCGGAACGCTCGTCATGTTGGGTACGGCCTGGCTGGGGCTTGTCGGTGACCGGACGACACTCGTGTTAGTCGGCTCGATGCTGGCGATTGGCGCAGGGCTCGGATTTTCACTGACCAGCCTTTTAATCGGGGTCCAAAACGCGGTGCCCTGGAATCTTCGCGGCGTGGTAACCGGGTCGACCCAGTTCTTTCGGAATATTGGCGGGGCCATCGGGGTGGCAATTTTAGCCGCGGTATTTAACGAGGGCCTTTCACGGGCCATTAGCCGGGCTCCCCGATTACATGGATTGAATACCGCGTCGGTTACCGAAACGCTTTTGGTGCCGCGGCTTCGCGATCGGTTGGCACCCACCTTACATCAGTTGTTGTTGAGCACTTTGAACCACGGATTGGCAGCCGTCTTTCTCACCATTTTTGGTATTGGCGTGCTGGCGTTTGTGACCATGCTGGCCCTACCGGCCAAGCCTCGTGCGTGGGATCAGGAAGCTGAAACCGCGCCGACCGAGGAAGTGGGCTAA
- a CDS encoding L-aspartate oxidase (PFAM: domain; FAD binding domain~COGs: COG0029 Aspartate oxidase~InterPro IPR003953~KEGG: cag:Cagg_1773 L-aspartate oxidase~PFAM: Fumarate reductase/succinate dehydrogenase flavoprotein, N-terminal~PRIAM: L-aspartate oxidase~SPTR: L-aspartate oxidase) — MTPPVLIVGAGVAGLTAALYSARQGFPVILVAAGPGETTNTYRAQGGVAVALWPDNPADHAEDTLVAARGLAHAEAVRLLTEQAAIAVREMFENAVFEGTPEHPVRGLEAGHSRPRILHAPDGYTGQAILRYLESQVAGEPRIRRVSGRVASLITRGDRVVGLQLASSEEILGHAVILATGGYAGLYPLSTNPSSARGEGLWLAYQVGATLQDLEFVQFHPTVLSEERRPPLLLTEALRGAGAWIVNQSGTRVLRDHPLGELAPRDEVARAVHQAEPAYLTLEPVGDAAYRQFPKLAHALRERGFDLVRDWLPIIPGAHFTMGGIRTDLTGWTGVPGLWAVGEVAVTGIHGANRLASNSLLEGLVFGRRAAYAVADVTPPSPHSPQTTPEAPEGFWRVTNRAQEVLARVLGVVRRESDLRLALDEPWEPGRFFSDWLVTRMLEAALARRESRGAHYREECSGPHEEFRGHFCHQQGQPMVFRRCDQESKRKECLT; from the coding sequence ATGACCCCACCGGTCTTGATAGTGGGGGCCGGAGTCGCCGGGTTAACGGCGGCCCTTTATTCGGCGCGCCAAGGTTTTCCGGTGATCCTGGTCGCCGCGGGCCCGGGCGAAACGACGAATACCTATCGGGCACAGGGGGGCGTCGCCGTCGCACTCTGGCCGGATAACCCCGCCGATCATGCGGAGGACACGTTGGTCGCGGCCCGTGGCCTCGCCCATGCCGAGGCGGTACGATTGTTGACCGAACAAGCCGCCATTGCGGTTCGGGAGATGTTTGAAAACGCCGTGTTCGAAGGAACCCCGGAACATCCCGTTCGCGGCCTGGAAGCCGGTCATTCCCGTCCGCGCATCCTTCATGCGCCGGATGGCTACACCGGACAGGCCATTTTACGCTATCTGGAAAGCCAAGTGGCGGGTGAACCGCGCATTCGCCGGGTGTCGGGTCGGGTGGCGAGCCTCATAACCCGAGGCGATCGGGTGGTCGGCCTCCAATTGGCATCGAGTGAAGAGATACTGGGCCACGCGGTGATTTTGGCGACCGGAGGCTATGCCGGGCTCTATCCATTGAGTACCAATCCCTCGTCCGCCCGGGGCGAGGGACTGTGGTTAGCCTATCAGGTGGGCGCGACTTTGCAAGATCTGGAATTCGTCCAATTTCATCCCACCGTCTTATCCGAAGAACGACGCCCTCCCCTATTATTAACCGAAGCCTTGAGGGGCGCCGGTGCCTGGATTGTCAACCAATCCGGCACGCGCGTTTTACGGGACCATCCGTTAGGGGAGCTTGCCCCGCGTGATGAAGTGGCCCGAGCCGTCCATCAAGCGGAACCGGCCTATCTCACCCTAGAGCCGGTCGGCGATGCAGCCTATCGGCAATTTCCCAAATTAGCCCATGCACTTCGCGAAAGGGGCTTTGATTTGGTCCGGGATTGGCTCCCGATTATTCCCGGGGCGCACTTTACGATGGGCGGTATACGGACGGACCTGACCGGATGGACGGGGGTGCCGGGGTTATGGGCGGTAGGCGAAGTAGCGGTCACCGGCATCCATGGCGCCAATCGTCTCGCCTCCAATTCGTTATTGGAAGGACTGGTGTTTGGTCGCCGGGCAGCCTACGCGGTCGCCGATGTGACGCCACCCAGCCCCCATAGTCCGCAGACGACTCCCGAGGCTCCGGAAGGCTTTTGGCGGGTGACGAATCGTGCCCAAGAGGTTTTGGCCCGCGTTTTGGGCGTTGTGCGGCGGGAATCCGATTTACGCCTGGCGCTTGACGAACCATGGGAACCGGGCCGGTTTTTCAGCGACTGGTTGGTCACCCGAATGTTAGAAGCGGCCCTCGCCCGTCGCGAAAGTCGAGGGGCGCACTATCGCGAGGAATGTTCCGGGCCCCATGAGGAGTTTCGGGGCCATTTTTGTCATCAACAGGGTCAGCCGATGGTTTTCAGACGGTGCGACCAAGAGTCCAAACGGAAGGAGTGCTTAACATGA
- a CDS encoding quinolinate synthetase (PFAM: Quinolinate synthetase A protein~TIGRFAM: quinolinate synthetase complex, A subunit~COGs: COG0379 Quinolinate synthase~InterPro IPR003473~KEGG: aac:Aaci_2476 quinolinate synthetase complex, A subunit~PFAM: Quinolinate synthetase A~PRIAM: Quinolinate synthase~SPTR: Quinolinate synthase A;~TIGRFAM: Quinolinate synthetase A) has product MTVKETVEAIDDLKRRQDAVIVAHNYQPGPIQDIADFVGDSLAMARWAQKIPAKTLIIAGVYFMAETAAIACPDKEVLIPNPEAGCSLAESISPEELMAWKADHPDAVVVSYVNTSAAVKALSDYCCTSSNAVAVVNAIDPEREILFLPDFFLGSHVIRQTGRHNIQLWPGECHVHATIDPDQLHDKMRRFPDAELLIHPECGCTTKALAIPPDGIRAHVLSTDGMLVHARKADGRRFVVATEIGLLHRLQKENPDKEFIAAEAEARCPFMNMITLDHIYRALSDHIYRVEIDPDIRRRAWQAIDRMLAIG; this is encoded by the coding sequence ATGACGGTGAAAGAAACGGTGGAGGCGATTGACGACCTGAAACGACGCCAAGATGCGGTTATCGTGGCGCACAATTATCAACCGGGGCCCATTCAGGATATCGCCGATTTTGTGGGCGACAGTTTAGCCATGGCCCGTTGGGCGCAGAAAATCCCGGCGAAAACCCTGATCATCGCCGGGGTCTATTTTATGGCAGAAACTGCGGCCATCGCCTGTCCCGACAAAGAGGTGTTGATTCCTAATCCGGAGGCGGGTTGTTCGCTGGCGGAGTCGATTTCACCCGAGGAATTAATGGCGTGGAAAGCCGATCATCCGGATGCGGTGGTGGTGTCGTATGTTAATACCTCGGCGGCAGTCAAGGCCCTGTCGGATTATTGTTGTACCTCGTCCAATGCGGTAGCGGTGGTCAACGCGATTGACCCGGAACGGGAGATTTTATTTTTGCCGGACTTCTTTTTGGGTTCTCATGTCATTCGCCAAACCGGTCGCCACAATATTCAATTATGGCCGGGCGAATGCCACGTGCATGCCACGATTGATCCCGATCAATTACACGATAAAATGAGGCGATTTCCCGATGCCGAACTCTTGATTCACCCCGAGTGCGGGTGTACGACGAAAGCATTGGCAATTCCTCCGGACGGGATCCGAGCACACGTACTGTCGACGGACGGGATGTTGGTGCATGCCCGAAAGGCTGACGGCCGACGATTTGTGGTAGCGACCGAGATCGGCCTTTTGCATCGCTTACAGAAAGAAAATCCCGATAAGGAGTTTATCGCGGCCGAAGCCGAAGCCCGTTGTCCATTTATGAACATGATCACGCTGGATCATATTTATCGGGCATTATCTGATCATATCTATCGGGTGGAGATTGATCCGGATATTCGCCGGCGCGCTTGGCAGGCGATCGATCGGATGTTGGCGATTGGGTAA
- a CDS encoding restriction endonuclease (PFAM: Restriction endonuclease~COGs: COG1715 Restriction endonuclease~InterPro IPR007560~KEGG: bts:Btus_1743 restriction endonuclease~PFAM: Restriction endonuclease, type IV-like, Mrr~SPTR: Restriction endonuclease) translates to MAVPTLNELLPEFLSQLQDGQTYKMSTLIQTITDHLRLSDDDRHIVLKTGEPLIANRLWWINTHCYHAKLIERPNRGEVRLTPKGQQVLRERIPLTMTWIRQQPEHILWRMGTKGSRHQSKADPAEELHNDSSDKTPLEILESSYREVRKTLAEDLLDRVRASSFEAFERLVIKLLVAMGYGGGFEDEAARVVGRVGDNGIDGVINQDPLGLDVVYVQAKRWDDTVGEPVVRDFVGSLVGKHANKGVLLTTSTFSEKALQFADKLGQKVILIDGERLVDLMIQYKVGVSEVTRYVVYRVDGDFFDAL, encoded by the coding sequence ATGGCTGTTCCTACCCTCAATGAACTACTGCCGGAATTCTTGTCCCAATTACAAGATGGGCAAACGTATAAGATGTCGACATTGATTCAAACGATTACCGATCATTTGCGGCTTTCGGACGATGATCGGCACATTGTCCTGAAAACAGGTGAACCTCTGATTGCGAATCGGTTATGGTGGATCAATACGCATTGTTATCACGCCAAACTCATCGAAAGGCCAAATCGTGGAGAGGTTCGCCTGACTCCAAAAGGACAGCAGGTGCTACGGGAACGGATTCCGTTGACCATGACGTGGATTCGGCAGCAACCGGAGCATATTTTGTGGCGAATGGGAACTAAAGGATCGCGTCATCAGTCAAAAGCCGATCCCGCCGAAGAATTACACAATGATAGTTCCGACAAAACACCTCTCGAAATATTAGAGTCCAGCTATCGTGAAGTTCGTAAAACATTGGCGGAAGATCTATTAGACCGCGTGCGGGCATCATCTTTCGAGGCTTTTGAACGTTTGGTCATCAAACTGTTGGTTGCAATGGGTTATGGGGGCGGATTTGAAGACGAGGCGGCACGCGTGGTTGGGCGGGTAGGCGATAATGGCATTGATGGAGTGATAAATCAGGATCCCTTGGGATTAGACGTTGTTTATGTGCAAGCCAAACGCTGGGATGACACCGTAGGCGAACCGGTCGTTCGCGATTTTGTCGGAAGTTTGGTTGGAAAGCATGCCAACAAAGGGGTCTTATTGACGACTAGCACTTTCTCCGAAAAGGCACTTCAATTTGCCGATAAGTTGGGCCAAAAAGTCATTTTGATTGATGGAGAGCGGCTCGTAGATCTCATGATTCAATATAAAGTTGGGGTGTCGGAAGTGACCCGATATGTGGTTTATCGTGTTGATGGGGATTTTTTTGACGCGTTATAG
- a CDS encoding GCN5-related N-acetyltransferase (InterPro IPR000182~KEGG: det:DET1321 acetyltransferase~PFAM: GCN5-related N-acetyltransferase~SPTR: Acetyltransferase, GNAT family) has protein sequence MDQASLARRIEGSLIDGTLAIIDILNRLDPAVKRAARTIGGGVAIAGGPGSPLSFVVGLGLHRPFTEEDMDAIETFDETYDAGLTIRTTPFSQDRVERLASERGYRLEERIAVWYLSLTDWRSAWDRPDERVRPAGTDEEAMWAMVVEQGFRNRTDRLPDADLLLSRAFFRMAGGVPVIAEVEGQPAGGGMLAVSGQESALFAGSVHPAFRGRRLQPALIDWRLRLAQKQGCRWATVETVPDSISARNVEQSGFRLVYHVALWRKPSSSDSRK, from the coding sequence ATGGACCAGGCCAGCCTGGCTCGTCGCATCGAGGGGAGTTTGATTGACGGTACGCTCGCTATCATCGATATATTAAACCGTTTAGATCCGGCGGTGAAACGGGCAGCCAGGACGATAGGGGGAGGGGTAGCGATTGCGGGGGGACCCGGCTCCCCTCTAAGCTTCGTGGTTGGGTTGGGACTCCACCGGCCCTTCACCGAAGAGGATATGGACGCGATTGAGACCTTTGACGAAACATATGATGCCGGGCTGACCATTCGGACGACGCCTTTTAGTCAAGATCGCGTGGAGCGGTTGGCGAGTGAGCGGGGGTATCGATTAGAGGAACGAATCGCGGTGTGGTATTTGTCGCTGACGGATTGGCGGAGTGCCTGGGATCGGCCGGATGAGCGTGTGCGGCCGGCCGGGACAGACGAAGAGGCTATGTGGGCGATGGTGGTGGAGCAAGGATTCCGGAACCGGACCGATCGCTTGCCGGACGCGGATCTTCTTCTAAGCCGGGCGTTTTTTCGCATGGCCGGCGGGGTTCCGGTCATAGCCGAAGTAGAGGGGCAACCGGCGGGCGGCGGCATGTTGGCCGTGTCGGGCCAAGAATCCGCCTTATTTGCAGGGAGTGTTCACCCGGCATTCCGCGGGCGTCGGTTACAGCCCGCGCTGATCGACTGGCGTTTGCGTTTGGCGCAAAAACAAGGATGTCGTTGGGCCACGGTGGAGACCGTCCCCGACTCCATTTCGGCACGGAATGTGGAGCAGTCGGGTTTTCGGTTAGTCTATCACGTAGCTCTATGGCGAAAACCCTCATCCTCCGATAGCCGGAAATAG
- a CDS encoding pyridoxamine 5'-phosphate oxidase-related FMN-binding protein (PFAM: Pyridoxamine 5'-phosphate oxidase~InterPro IPR011576~KEGG: hau:Haur_0573 pyridoxamine 5'-phosphate oxidase-related FMN-binding~PFAM: Pyridoxamine 5'-phosphate oxidase-like, FMN-binding domain~SPTR: Pyridoxamine 5'-phosphate oxidase-related FMN-binding) codes for MAQFYPELTPQLESFISRQPVFFVATAPLSADGHINLSPKGYDSFRVITPNTVAYLDLTGSGNETSGHVTENGRITLMFCAFEGPPLILRIFGQGSVILPDHPEWVTWISRFPNWPGIRQIITVRISQVQTSCGYGVPLMTYQGPRNTLARWAEQKGPDGIRQYWIDHNLATIDQLPTPLAQHLDTLEDDADA; via the coding sequence ATGGCCCAATTTTATCCGGAACTGACGCCTCAACTGGAATCCTTTATATCGCGGCAGCCGGTATTTTTTGTCGCGACGGCGCCTTTAAGTGCAGACGGCCATATCAACCTTTCGCCGAAAGGGTATGACAGTTTCCGGGTGATCACCCCCAACACCGTGGCATATCTCGATCTGACGGGTAGCGGGAACGAGACCAGCGGCCATGTGACCGAAAATGGCCGCATTACCCTGATGTTTTGTGCTTTTGAAGGTCCTCCCCTCATTTTGCGGATTTTTGGTCAAGGATCCGTGATTTTACCCGATCATCCCGAATGGGTGACCTGGATAAGCCGGTTCCCGAATTGGCCGGGAATACGCCAAATCATTACCGTTCGGATTTCCCAAGTTCAAACCTCGTGTGGCTACGGTGTGCCCCTCATGACGTATCAAGGTCCTCGGAATACACTCGCCCGTTGGGCCGAACAAAAGGGTCCGGACGGGATCCGGCAATATTGGATCGACCATAATCTTGCCACCATCGACCAGTTGCCCACGCCACTCGCCCAGCATCTCGACACGTTGGAGGATGATGCCGATGCATGA